A part of Streptomyces sp. NBC_00557 genomic DNA contains:
- a CDS encoding pPIWI_RE module domain-containing protein gives MTFTRKAPTMARRYDSIRTAAARPVSADASVVERYRVLPFPEEWTGALLALCNAGRDKPLETVPTFRMDQVVQALAPDVLVRPRPNRRRGEGPDFWLYAPEDVPDPLPDAALRGLLGAWLKDLRPEPEFRSLLSETRSSLLENPPRWQEGVPVELLRHERPTGGGTAAPEPRQFQLSTDWLARRILALEPYDFAGGRLRFRAMPRGPMDRGAELVSQALEFEGSRGTEWYSVVLNITLHTVPFDPLPRFHVHSHIRRYATRVSARTGRLYLPFGRRTTVLLRPRVPWLPGAPASDRFAVARFAWSRDGYDWVGGGPAGMLRSMSLTESFPDADAILTDPAGWLADDMRAAVLYSTAMGSHEVGAGLMTDQRSKIVEWALQALPEQLEPVPALVRTRLSGSTPGNPRQEPSKEPAKTEEERRRAEARRSGTAFALRHLPHDISPGELPTLEAQLLWQTPVMRDTAINALVAHLDLKSDGGAPATEEAYDGTVVLEWQSPELTVRLCCRRLSRSLGQDLALPEGTRHSRAAVTTAIRDRRREMTAFLTEEGASSPAPTLALVEIDRAKDFSSPDHDAKFALRLGCADAGVLTQFMAVPKKAKGYNSEKNKEFRAAKAWDDGLRQLGVRVHPEHSLGERLPVGMRYAAVWMVRKNRRSRTRWAGHVPVAVLVTPDPSGEGLARVEGWDDEARAWVPYPVMLLKLTRQCEVPKGLVPAPRDGEDPVARPSWWADMAQQRRATEEWLQRVRRTLRGTPTMLLAHGQNMRSHWTWLQDGTVVADKFRDGHAPSRRLDPDLRLVRVRTARNRETAQWWGVNPDGPNGLAAHLWTDPTADPDKARVFWSTTPKARTFKLSVAADKLAPRVNTKGKVTIDTDKAAWNPGLVEIAVLGCHPGDGDVPEALALAVHQLRQAPDLPDALSLPLPLHLAGLAQEYVLPTQNEDGGDGADAVDSASDADPDTGAAPGVETAPEPEGADWEQLAFGIPAQPTSAEDVKETEPR, from the coding sequence TTGACCTTCACCAGAAAGGCCCCGACCATGGCTCGCCGTTACGACTCCATCCGCACCGCCGCCGCACGTCCCGTCTCCGCGGACGCCTCGGTGGTCGAGCGGTACCGCGTGCTGCCTTTTCCCGAGGAGTGGACCGGGGCTCTGCTGGCCCTGTGCAACGCGGGCCGTGACAAGCCGCTGGAGACCGTGCCCACGTTCCGCATGGACCAGGTCGTGCAGGCGCTCGCCCCCGACGTCCTGGTGCGGCCCCGCCCCAACCGCCGCCGCGGGGAGGGCCCGGACTTCTGGCTGTACGCCCCCGAGGACGTGCCCGATCCGCTGCCCGACGCGGCGCTCAGGGGGCTTCTCGGCGCCTGGCTGAAGGACCTGCGGCCGGAGCCCGAGTTCCGTTCGCTGCTGTCCGAGACCCGCTCGTCGCTGCTGGAGAACCCTCCCCGGTGGCAGGAGGGCGTCCCCGTGGAGCTGCTGCGCCACGAGCGGCCCACCGGCGGTGGTACGGCCGCTCCGGAGCCGCGCCAGTTCCAGCTGTCCACCGACTGGCTTGCCCGGCGGATCCTCGCCCTGGAGCCCTATGACTTCGCGGGCGGCCGACTGCGTTTTCGGGCGATGCCGCGCGGGCCGATGGACCGGGGCGCCGAACTCGTCTCGCAGGCGCTGGAGTTCGAAGGGAGCCGGGGTACCGAGTGGTACTCCGTCGTCCTGAACATCACGCTGCACACGGTCCCCTTCGACCCGCTGCCCCGCTTCCATGTGCACAGCCACATCCGCCGGTACGCGACCCGCGTGAGCGCCAGGACGGGGCGGCTGTACCTGCCGTTCGGCCGCCGCACCACGGTGCTGCTGCGCCCGCGCGTGCCGTGGCTGCCCGGAGCGCCGGCGAGCGACCGGTTCGCTGTGGCGCGGTTCGCCTGGAGCCGGGACGGGTACGACTGGGTCGGCGGCGGGCCCGCCGGGATGCTGCGGAGCATGTCGCTCACGGAGTCGTTCCCGGACGCCGACGCCATCCTCACCGACCCGGCCGGCTGGCTGGCGGACGACATGCGGGCGGCGGTCCTGTACAGCACGGCCATGGGGTCGCACGAGGTCGGAGCCGGCCTGATGACGGACCAGCGCTCGAAGATCGTGGAGTGGGCGCTGCAGGCCCTTCCGGAGCAGCTGGAGCCGGTGCCCGCGCTGGTCCGCACCCGCCTGTCGGGCAGCACGCCCGGCAACCCCCGCCAGGAGCCCTCCAAGGAACCGGCGAAGACCGAGGAGGAGCGCAGGCGCGCGGAGGCCCGGCGGAGCGGCACGGCCTTCGCGCTGCGCCACCTCCCCCATGACATCTCCCCGGGTGAACTTCCCACCCTTGAGGCGCAGTTGCTCTGGCAGACCCCGGTCATGCGGGACACCGCGATCAACGCGCTCGTCGCGCACCTGGATCTCAAGAGCGACGGCGGCGCGCCGGCGACCGAGGAGGCTTACGACGGCACGGTGGTCCTGGAGTGGCAGTCCCCCGAACTCACCGTGCGGCTGTGCTGCCGCCGGCTCTCCCGCTCCCTCGGCCAGGACCTCGCCCTGCCGGAGGGGACCCGGCATTCGCGGGCCGCGGTCACCACCGCGATCCGCGACCGCCGCCGGGAGATGACGGCCTTCCTCACCGAGGAGGGTGCCTCTTCGCCCGCGCCCACGCTCGCCCTGGTGGAGATCGACCGGGCCAAGGACTTCTCCTCCCCCGACCACGACGCGAAGTTCGCGCTGCGGCTGGGTTGCGCGGACGCGGGCGTGCTCACCCAGTTCATGGCCGTGCCGAAGAAGGCCAAGGGCTACAACAGCGAGAAGAACAAGGAGTTCCGCGCGGCGAAGGCCTGGGACGACGGACTGCGGCAGCTGGGTGTGCGGGTCCACCCCGAGCACAGTCTCGGCGAGCGTCTGCCCGTCGGCATGCGGTACGCGGCGGTGTGGATGGTGCGCAAGAACCGGCGCAGCCGCACCCGGTGGGCGGGGCATGTGCCCGTTGCCGTGCTGGTCACGCCGGATCCGTCCGGTGAGGGGCTGGCCCGGGTGGAGGGCTGGGACGACGAGGCGCGTGCCTGGGTGCCGTACCCGGTGATGCTGCTGAAGCTGACCAGGCAGTGCGAGGTGCCGAAGGGCCTCGTCCCCGCACCGCGCGACGGCGAGGACCCGGTGGCCCGGCCGTCCTGGTGGGCGGACATGGCTCAGCAGCGGCGGGCGACCGAGGAGTGGCTCCAGCGGGTACGCCGCACCCTGCGCGGCACGCCGACCATGTTGCTGGCCCACGGGCAGAACATGCGCTCGCACTGGACGTGGCTCCAGGACGGCACCGTGGTGGCGGACAAGTTCCGCGACGGTCACGCCCCCTCGCGCCGCCTGGACCCGGACCTGCGGCTGGTGCGGGTGCGTACGGCACGCAACCGGGAGACCGCCCAGTGGTGGGGCGTGAACCCGGACGGCCCCAACGGTCTGGCCGCCCACCTGTGGACGGACCCGACCGCGGACCCCGACAAGGCCCGCGTCTTCTGGTCCACGACGCCCAAGGCCCGCACCTTCAAGCTGTCGGTCGCCGCCGACAAGCTGGCGCCCCGCGTCAACACCAAGGGCAAGGTGACCATCGACACGGACAAAGCGGCCTGGAACCCCGGGCTGGTGGAGATCGCCGTTCTGGGGTGCCACCCCGGCGACGGCGACGTCCCGGAGGCGCTCGCGCTCGCCGTGCACCAGCTGCGGCAGGCCCCCGACCTGCCGGACGCACTGAGCCTGCCGCTGCCGCTGCACCTCGCGGGACTCGCGCAGGAGTACGTCCTGCCGACCCAGAACGAGGACGGCGGGGACGGGGCCGACGCCGTCGACTCCGCATCCGACGCCGACCCGGACACGGGGGCGGCCCCGGGCGTCGAGACGGCTCCCGAGCCGGAGGGGGCGGATTGGGAGCAGCTCGCATTCGGGATCCCGGCGCAGCCCACCTCTGCGGAAGATGTGAAGGAGACCGAGCCGCGCTGA
- a CDS encoding DEAD/DEAH box helicase, whose product MGTSEGFVDVFKVHEQLIADYQDFTTGSVVVKNERIEETVREALVQGNQWPDPWLSLNPSFAPGGTVGQLVTEGLLHPECERIFRVGKKKNGPPEQGRPIAFHRHQRDAIEVARAGGSYVLTTGTGSGKSLGYIVPIVDSVLRAKQQGATSGVQAIIVYPMNALANSQKYELEKFLQHGYGEGREPVTFARYTGQEKEDEREKILESLPDILLTNYVMLELMLTRPRERKALMRAAQGLRFLVLDELHTYRGRQGADVALLVRRVRDACAAPDLQVVGTSATMSTQGTLEDRRRAVADVATTLFATPVTPERVVGETLVRATRDQDPLDAELAERIRTQAPSTDYHVLAADPLASWIETEFGLRTLTDGPDKGALVRAEPTTVQRAARKLAGRTGESYEDCVAAIRDTLHAGSQARDPETGRPLFAFRLHQFLSKGDSVYVSLEDEQTRYISRTYQVRVPGAKDKILLPLSFCRECGQEYLTVAREERADGSYRFRPRTEDDEDNGYLYVSADNPWPDETGKAIDEQRFPDSWLKSDEDRGVQMLVDSRRKRVPQPVWVRPDGSVVDRDQGLYAAYIPMPFMFCLNCGVSYESARGKDFSKLMTMDQEGRSTATSVISSSIVRHLKQLPPSELDEDARKLLTFVDNRQDASLQAGHLNDFVLVTQLRGALYQAMTEAGEEGLLHEDLAPAVVAKLGLKPQDYSANPKEGSRQARRTLGALAKVVEYRLYLDLERGWRVTMPNLEQTGLLRLEYADLEEITAEEDRWAQASRPLRTADPATRAELSRILLDELRRVRALDFPYFEQSDFDELRRLSYLLNDAWGLAETERTPPPPGTAYVRPGRPNRSRSEMNITARGAFGKFLRRPGRFPAMDRALTLDEAQQVIVDLVEVLEDGGLLTEVPAGRGESPGYRINHTAVVWTARDDEFGAVDRLRRTYGKDRGPRVNPFFKNLYKNVAGTLAGLLAREHTAQVPAPVREKREEDFRNGTPLPLLYCSPTMELGVDIASLNAVAMRNVPPTPANYAQRSGRAGRQGQPALVTTYCATGNSHDQYYFRLSHLMVAGEVAPPRLDLANEDLVRSHVHAIWLAETGLELGRRIPHILDADGETPSLRLFPHVVEQIRDPAAQRRALKRATAVLKESLDRLSATSWWDEQWLERTVEKAPGGFDNALGRWRELFLKALREREVQHRRILDNTLGKEASAQAERRRHQAETQLKLLKNEDTSGSTLLSDFTPYRYLASEGFLPGYSFPRLPLAAFIPGTGRAARGGRDGDYLQRSRFIAIREFGPGAFIYHEGSRFQVDRIQLPTSASGDLQTEEAKVCEHCGYLHTGETLENTCDFCHRELTEARYNLLQLRTVFTKRRDRISSDEEERQRTGYVVEVSYKFNKHGTRDGSLNAAALDADGAQLAELTYGDSATVRLTNLGYRRSKQRSGFWLDPVEGKWLDAKKDQDKPGKETTEEQDGLESAEKADRKVPVIPYVQDTRNILVLQLAEKVAPEVAVTLQYALERGIEAEFELEDGELDTEQLPPLDGPRDRILFIESAEGGAGVLRRLQAEPDALRRAAARALEIAHFEPDGRDKGGRDGGPRCEMGCYDCLLSFGNQRWHQVIDRKLVKDLLLRFAGAKVADAGPGVSRDERAKALTDGADSSLERRFIAFLSRKGLKLPDKQQVFVSSALSRPDFVYETKTGPVAVFIDGPHHDDDVQAQRDEDAQERLYDDGWDVIRFRHDDDWSEVVGRYRSVFGSDAS is encoded by the coding sequence GTGGGAACGAGTGAGGGTTTTGTGGACGTCTTCAAGGTGCACGAGCAGCTGATCGCCGACTACCAGGACTTCACCACGGGCTCCGTCGTCGTGAAGAACGAGCGGATCGAGGAGACCGTCCGCGAGGCGCTCGTGCAGGGCAACCAGTGGCCCGACCCGTGGCTCTCCCTGAACCCCAGCTTCGCCCCCGGCGGCACCGTCGGTCAGCTGGTGACCGAAGGGCTGCTGCACCCGGAGTGCGAGCGGATCTTCCGCGTGGGCAAGAAGAAGAACGGCCCGCCGGAACAGGGACGCCCCATCGCCTTCCACCGTCACCAGCGCGACGCGATCGAGGTGGCCCGAGCCGGCGGGAGCTACGTGCTGACCACGGGCACCGGCTCCGGCAAGAGCCTCGGCTACATCGTGCCGATCGTGGACAGTGTGCTGCGCGCCAAGCAGCAGGGAGCCACCTCCGGCGTCCAGGCGATCATCGTCTACCCCATGAACGCCCTGGCCAACAGCCAGAAGTACGAGCTGGAGAAGTTCCTGCAGCACGGCTACGGCGAGGGCCGGGAGCCCGTCACCTTCGCGCGGTACACGGGCCAGGAGAAGGAGGACGAGCGCGAGAAGATCCTCGAGAGCCTGCCGGACATCCTGCTTACGAACTACGTCATGCTGGAGCTGATGCTCACCCGGCCCCGGGAGCGCAAGGCCCTCATGCGCGCCGCCCAGGGGTTGCGCTTCCTGGTCCTCGACGAGTTGCACACCTACCGCGGCCGCCAGGGCGCGGACGTCGCCCTGCTCGTGCGCCGGGTCCGCGACGCCTGTGCCGCACCGGACCTGCAGGTGGTGGGTACCTCGGCGACCATGTCGACCCAGGGAACGCTGGAGGACCGGCGGCGGGCCGTGGCGGACGTGGCGACGACCCTCTTCGCCACGCCGGTCACCCCGGAGCGTGTCGTGGGCGAGACCCTGGTGCGTGCAACGCGCGACCAGGACCCGTTGGACGCGGAACTGGCCGAGCGCATACGGACGCAGGCGCCGTCGACCGACTACCACGTCCTCGCCGCCGACCCGCTCGCCTCCTGGATCGAGACCGAGTTCGGGCTGCGCACGCTCACCGACGGCCCGGACAAGGGCGCTCTGGTGCGGGCCGAGCCGACGACGGTCCAGAGGGCGGCCCGCAAGCTGGCCGGGCGCACCGGAGAGTCCTACGAGGACTGCGTGGCCGCCATCCGTGACACGCTGCACGCCGGCTCGCAGGCCCGGGACCCGGAGACCGGCCGTCCGCTGTTCGCCTTCCGGCTGCACCAGTTCCTGTCCAAGGGCGACTCGGTGTACGTCTCCCTGGAGGACGAGCAGACCCGGTACATCAGCCGCACCTACCAGGTGCGGGTGCCCGGCGCCAAGGACAAGATCCTGCTGCCGCTGTCCTTCTGCCGTGAGTGCGGCCAGGAGTACCTGACCGTGGCCCGCGAGGAGCGCGCGGACGGCTCGTACCGCTTCCGGCCGCGCACCGAGGACGACGAGGACAACGGCTACCTGTACGTCAGCGCCGACAACCCCTGGCCGGACGAGACCGGCAAGGCGATCGACGAGCAGCGCTTCCCCGACAGCTGGCTGAAGTCGGACGAGGACCGGGGTGTCCAGATGCTCGTCGACAGCCGCCGGAAACGCGTGCCGCAACCGGTGTGGGTCAGGCCCGACGGCTCGGTCGTCGACCGGGATCAGGGCCTGTACGCGGCCTACATCCCGATGCCGTTCATGTTCTGCCTCAACTGCGGGGTCAGCTACGAGTCCGCGCGCGGTAAGGACTTCAGCAAGCTGATGACGATGGACCAGGAGGGCCGCTCCACGGCCACCTCCGTCATCAGCTCCAGCATCGTGCGCCACCTCAAGCAGCTGCCGCCCAGCGAGCTCGACGAGGACGCCCGCAAGCTGCTGACGTTCGTCGACAACCGCCAGGACGCAAGCCTCCAGGCCGGCCACCTCAACGACTTCGTCCTGGTGACCCAGTTGCGCGGGGCCCTCTACCAGGCCATGACGGAGGCCGGCGAGGAGGGCCTGCTGCACGAGGACCTGGCACCGGCGGTGGTCGCCAAGCTGGGCCTGAAGCCGCAGGACTACTCCGCGAACCCCAAGGAGGGGTCCCGCCAGGCCCGGCGTACCCTGGGTGCCCTGGCCAAGGTGGTCGAGTACCGCCTGTACCTCGACCTGGAGCGCGGCTGGCGGGTCACGATGCCCAACCTGGAGCAGACCGGCCTGCTGCGGCTGGAGTACGCGGACCTGGAGGAGATCACCGCGGAGGAGGACCGCTGGGCGCAGGCGTCCAGGCCGCTGCGCACCGCCGATCCGGCCACCCGCGCGGAGCTGTCCCGCATCCTCCTGGACGAGCTGCGGCGCGTGCGCGCCCTGGACTTCCCGTACTTCGAGCAGTCCGACTTCGATGAGCTGCGCAGGCTGTCGTATCTGCTGAACGACGCGTGGGGGCTCGCCGAGACCGAGCGCACCCCGCCTCCTCCGGGCACGGCGTACGTGCGTCCGGGCCGCCCGAACCGGTCCCGCAGCGAGATGAACATCACCGCCCGGGGTGCCTTCGGCAAGTTCCTGCGCCGGCCCGGCCGGTTCCCGGCAATGGACCGCGCCCTGACCCTGGACGAGGCGCAGCAGGTGATCGTCGACCTGGTCGAGGTGCTGGAGGACGGTGGCCTGCTGACCGAGGTGCCCGCGGGGCGCGGGGAGTCGCCCGGGTACCGCATCAACCACACGGCGGTGGTGTGGACGGCCCGCGACGACGAGTTCGGCGCGGTGGACCGGCTGCGCCGGACGTACGGCAAGGACCGGGGTCCCCGGGTCAACCCGTTCTTCAAGAACCTCTACAAGAACGTCGCCGGCACGCTCGCCGGGCTGCTCGCGCGTGAGCACACCGCGCAGGTGCCCGCGCCGGTCCGGGAGAAGCGCGAGGAGGACTTCCGCAACGGCACCCCGCTGCCCCTGCTCTACTGCTCCCCCACCATGGAGCTGGGCGTGGACATCGCGAGCCTGAACGCGGTGGCGATGCGCAACGTGCCGCCGACACCCGCCAACTACGCCCAGCGCAGCGGCCGGGCCGGCCGGCAGGGTCAGCCCGCGCTGGTCACGACGTACTGCGCCACCGGCAACAGCCACGACCAGTACTACTTCCGTCTGTCCCACCTGATGGTGGCCGGCGAGGTGGCCCCGCCCCGCCTGGACCTGGCCAACGAGGACCTGGTGCGCTCGCACGTGCACGCCATCTGGCTGGCGGAGACGGGCCTGGAGCTGGGCCGGCGCATTCCGCACATCCTGGACGCCGACGGCGAGACGCCCTCGCTGCGGCTCTTCCCGCACGTCGTCGAGCAGATCCGGGACCCCGCGGCGCAGCGGCGGGCGCTGAAGCGGGCCACCGCGGTGCTGAAGGAGTCGCTGGACCGGCTGAGCGCCACCTCCTGGTGGGACGAGCAGTGGCTGGAACGCACGGTGGAGAAGGCGCCGGGCGGATTCGACAACGCGCTCGGCCGCTGGCGGGAGCTGTTCCTCAAGGCGCTTCGGGAGCGGGAGGTCCAGCACCGGCGCATCCTCGACAACACGCTGGGCAAGGAGGCCTCCGCGCAGGCGGAGCGCCGCCGGCACCAGGCGGAGACGCAGCTGAAGCTGCTGAAGAACGAGGACACCTCGGGCAGCACCCTGCTGTCGGACTTCACGCCCTACCGGTATCTGGCCTCCGAGGGTTTCCTGCCCGGGTACTCCTTCCCCCGCCTGCCGCTGGCCGCGTTCATCCCCGGCACCGGGCGGGCCGCGCGCGGCGGCCGGGACGGCGACTACCTCCAGCGCTCGCGCTTCATCGCGATCCGCGAGTTCGGCCCGGGTGCCTTCATCTACCACGAGGGGAGCCGCTTCCAGGTCGACCGCATCCAGCTGCCCACCAGCGCCTCGGGTGATCTGCAGACCGAGGAGGCCAAGGTCTGCGAGCACTGCGGCTACCTGCACACCGGCGAGACGCTGGAGAACACCTGCGACTTCTGTCACCGGGAGCTGACCGAGGCCCGCTACAACCTGCTCCAGCTGCGCACGGTGTTCACCAAGCGCCGGGACCGGATCTCCTCGGACGAGGAGGAGCGGCAGCGCACCGGCTACGTCGTCGAGGTGTCGTACAAGTTCAACAAGCACGGCACGCGGGACGGATCGCTGAACGCGGCGGCACTCGATGCGGACGGTGCGCAGCTCGCCGAGCTGACCTACGGCGACAGCGCCACCGTCCGCCTGACCAACCTCGGCTACCGGCGCAGCAAGCAGCGCTCCGGCTTCTGGCTGGACCCGGTCGAGGGCAAGTGGCTGGACGCCAAGAAGGACCAGGACAAGCCGGGCAAGGAAACCACCGAGGAGCAGGACGGGCTGGAGAGCGCGGAGAAGGCGGACCGCAAGGTGCCGGTGATCCCGTACGTCCAGGACACCCGCAACATCCTGGTCCTCCAGCTCGCCGAGAAGGTGGCCCCCGAGGTGGCGGTGACGCTGCAGTACGCGCTGGAGCGGGGTATCGAGGCGGAGTTCGAGCTGGAGGACGGCGAGCTGGACACCGAGCAGCTGCCTCCGCTCGACGGTCCGCGGGACCGCATCCTGTTCATCGAGAGTGCCGAGGGCGGGGCGGGCGTGCTGCGCCGCCTGCAGGCCGAGCCGGACGCGCTGCGCCGGGCCGCGGCCCGTGCTCTGGAGATCGCCCACTTCGAGCCCGACGGCAGGGACAAGGGCGGCCGGGACGGCGGCCCGCGCTGCGAAATGGGCTGCTACGACTGCCTGCTGTCCTTCGGCAACCAGCGCTGGCACCAGGTCATCGACCGCAAGCTGGTGAAGGACCTGCTGCTGCGCTTCGCCGGAGCCAAGGTCGCCGACGCGGGCCCGGGCGTCTCCCGCGACGAGCGCGCCAAGGCCCTCACGGACGGCGCCGACAGCTCGCTGGAGCGCCGGTTCATCGCCTTCCTGTCCAGGAAGGGCCTGAAGCTGCCCGACAAGCAGCAGGTCTTCGTCTCCAGTGCGCTGTCCCGCCCGGACTTCGTGTACGAGACGAAGACCGGCCCGGTGGCCGTGTTCATCGACGGGCCGCACCACGACGACGACGTACAGGCCCAGCGGGACGAGGACGCGCAGGAGCGGCTGTACGACGACGGCTGGGACGTCATCCGCTTCCGTCATGACGACGACTGGTCGGAGGTCGTCGGCCGCTACCGTTCGGTGTTCGGCTCCGACGCCTCCTGA
- a CDS encoding serine/threonine-protein kinase: MDIGTLIAKRYRIKSPIGRGGMGQVWMADDEHLGRPVAVKTMTPTSGLTPDQIAHDAGRFEREAKSVARLDHTGLAAVYDLGVETGTHYLVMQYVQGLDLGDYIAEHETLTLEETAAVGVQICSVLAAAHARSVVHRDLKPGNVRIRTDGVVKVLDFGVAAILDADTKKLTTTGERLGSFQYMAPEQVLGEPVDRRTDLYALGCLIHEMLTGRPVFEHESPLMVPSLHTEAAPEPLRALRPDVPEDVERLVLELLAKKPGDRPAHAGEVYRRLAAHLPTPGNPEGALVPWAEADPCRPFRFPMAPDARPVRQWASEADGPR, translated from the coding sequence ATGGACATCGGAACGCTCATCGCCAAGCGCTATCGCATCAAGAGCCCCATCGGCCGCGGCGGCATGGGACAGGTGTGGATGGCGGACGACGAACACCTGGGCCGGCCGGTCGCCGTCAAGACGATGACGCCGACGAGCGGGCTGACGCCGGATCAGATCGCCCACGATGCCGGGCGGTTCGAGCGCGAGGCGAAGTCGGTCGCGCGGCTCGACCATACCGGGCTCGCGGCGGTCTACGACCTGGGTGTCGAAACGGGCACGCACTACCTGGTCATGCAGTACGTCCAGGGCCTCGACCTGGGTGATTACATCGCGGAACACGAGACGCTCACCCTGGAGGAGACCGCCGCCGTCGGTGTGCAGATCTGCTCGGTGCTGGCCGCCGCCCATGCCCGGAGCGTCGTCCACCGGGACCTCAAGCCGGGCAACGTGCGCATCCGCACCGACGGTGTTGTCAAGGTGCTCGACTTCGGCGTCGCGGCCATCCTCGACGCGGACACCAAGAAGCTCACCACGACCGGCGAACGGCTCGGCAGCTTCCAGTACATGGCGCCGGAACAGGTGCTGGGCGAACCCGTGGACCGTCGCACGGACCTCTACGCCCTGGGCTGTCTGATCCACGAAATGCTGACCGGCCGACCGGTTTTCGAGCACGAGTCACCGCTGATGGTGCCGAGCCTGCACACCGAGGCCGCGCCCGAACCACTGCGGGCACTGCGGCCCGACGTCCCAGAGGACGTCGAGCGCCTGGTACTGGAACTCCTCGCGAAGAAACCGGGCGACCGCCCCGCACACGCGGGTGAGGTGTACCGGCGTCTCGCCGCTCACCTGCCCACGCCCGGAAACCCGGAGGGGGCCCTGGTCCCCTGGGCCGAGGCGGATCCGTGCCGGCCGTTCCGCTTCCCCATGGCGCCGGACGCGCGGCCCGTCCGCCAGTGGGCCAGTGAGGCGGACGGGCCGCGGTAG